The Xenopus laevis strain J_2021 chromosome 5L, Xenopus_laevis_v10.1, whole genome shotgun sequence genome has a segment encoding these proteins:
- the LOC108715553 gene encoding palmitoyltransferase ZDHHC20-A-like encodes MSKEEKDTKITINETKEVDDYSGERKAGRVLPISIIGLFATCYYIFVVELCIFTVQLLEAKVTFLVIFHLLFLLCVWCYLRTIMTPPAVPPAKFRLSESDKQLYLSDERPQVLQEILIRAAKDLPIYTKDPKGDVRYCTTCQVLKPDRCHHCPVCNVCILKLDHHCVFLNNCVGFSNYKFFLLGLMYGALLFIFTSEVSLCCSILFWTHQLPNSPSQVPIIVLFCLSTFFAITLVRLFLDHFELAVRNITDLEDYDSTEEFDPYNLSISKNLREVFGNEKKYWLLPIFNSLGDGFTFPIGDATEDIEKNAAFAKPPNEGI; translated from the coding sequence ATGTCAAAAGAAGAGAAAGATACTAAGATAACAATTAATGAAACAAAAGAAGTAGATGACTATTCTGGCGAGAGGAAGGCCGGCCGGGTCCTGCCTATATCCATCATTGGACTCTTTGCTACCTGctattatatatttgtggtgGAGCTGTGCATATTCACTGTACAGTTATTAGAGGCAAAGGTGACTTTCCTAGTGATTTTCCACCTTTTGTTCCTCCTGTGCGTGTGGTGCTATCTCCGGACTATTATGACGCCTCCCGCTGTCCCTCCTGCAAAATTCCGCCTATCGGAATCTGACAAGCAGCTGTACCTGAGTGATGAGAGGCCACAAGTGCTGCAGGAGATCCTCATTCGTGCGGCTAAAGACTTGCCTATTTATACTAAGGATCCAAAAGGAGATGTTCGTTACTGTACCACATGCCAAGTGTTAAAGCCAGACAGGTGCCACCATTGCCCAGTGTGTAACGTCTGTATACTGAAACTGGATCATCACTGCGTATTTCTAAACAACTGTGTGGGATTCTCCAACTACAAGTTCTTCCTCCTCGGTCTGATGTATGGAGCGCTATTGTTCATATTCACTAGCGAAGTGTCGCTTTGTTGCTCCATACTATTCTGGACTCATCAGCTGCCCAACAGCCCATCCCAAGTCCCCATCATTGTGCTGTTCTGCCTGAGCACATTCTTCGCTATAACGCTAGTCCGACTTTTCCTTGATCATTTCGAACTGGCTGTAAGGAATATAACTGATCTGGAGGACTATGATAGCACAGAGGAGTTTGATCCCTATAATTTGAGCATCAGCAAGAATCTGAGAGAAGTGTTTGGCAATGAAAAGAAATACTGGCTCCTCCCAATCTTCAACAGCTTAGGAGATGGCTTCACATTCCCAATAGGTGATGCTACAGAAGACATAGAGAAAAATGCTGCTTTTGCCAAACCCCCAAATGAGGGAATATAG